A single genomic interval of Magnetospirillum sp. 15-1 harbors:
- a CDS encoding SagB/ThcOx family dehydrogenase codes for MDDALDHIAAYHVRTKHFSRRYARGPGFLDWETQPDPFRAFAGARRIALPLRQGAETPPLRALEQCAPAPLDPDGLGLFLELALGLSAWKEVGEARWALRNNPSSGNLHPTEGWVILPPLAGIGRGPGLYHYAPFHHALEERCRLDAMPAALPPGAFLLALSSIPWREAWKYGERALRYCQHDAGHALAAASYAAACLGWHLRALTAPGDEDLAALLGLDRPESCHRFEPEHPDLIALVSPVPLAEPVLRPVTGEWAGEANVLSPDHEVWEVIGQALARSEKPLTPPAPSPPSFPSPPLPGGDEAAGAIIRRRRSAQAMDGVTGMGRDAFLRLLAATLPDQGRVPWRSWPWAARLSLVLFVHRVEGMAPGLYALVRDPDARERLRADCDRRFLWERAVPDLPLYRLADGDFSWVATEVSCTQSIAGRGAFSLGMLADFDRTLAEEGQWAYRRLFWEAGMIGQVLYLEATAAGLSGTGIGCYHDDEVHDLLGLPPGGGPWQSLYHFTVGGAVEDTRIATRPAYGHLSPAGSPP; via the coding sequence ATGGATGACGCCTTGGACCACATCGCCGCCTACCACGTCCGCACCAAGCATTTCAGCCGCCGCTATGCCCGGGGGCCGGGCTTCCTCGACTGGGAGACCCAGCCCGATCCCTTCCGCGCCTTCGCCGGGGCGCGGCGCATCGCCCTGCCCCTGCGCCAGGGGGCCGAAACCCCGCCGCTGCGGGCTCTGGAGCAATGCGCGCCGGCTCCCCTCGATCCGGACGGGCTGGGCCTGTTCCTTGAGCTGGCGCTCGGTCTGTCGGCCTGGAAGGAAGTGGGCGAGGCCCGCTGGGCGTTGCGCAACAATCCCAGCAGCGGCAACCTCCATCCCACCGAAGGCTGGGTGATCCTGCCGCCGCTGGCGGGGATCGGCCGGGGGCCGGGCCTCTACCACTACGCCCCGTTCCACCACGCCCTGGAGGAGCGGTGCCGGTTGGATGCGATGCCCGCCGCCCTGCCGCCCGGCGCCTTTCTGCTGGCCCTGTCGTCCATTCCCTGGCGGGAAGCGTGGAAGTATGGCGAGCGCGCCCTCCGCTATTGTCAGCATGACGCCGGCCATGCCCTGGCCGCCGCATCCTATGCCGCCGCCTGCCTGGGCTGGCACCTCCGCGCCCTGACCGCGCCGGGGGACGAGGATCTGGCGGCGCTGCTCGGCCTCGACCGCCCGGAATCCTGTCATCGCTTCGAGCCCGAGCATCCCGACCTGATCGCCCTGGTGTCGCCCGTGCCCCTGGCCGAACCCGTGCTGCGGCCGGTGACCGGGGAATGGGCGGGCGAGGCCAACGTCCTGAGTCCCGACCACGAGGTCTGGGAGGTGATCGGCCAGGCCCTTGCCCGGTCGGAAAAGCCGCTCACCCCACCGGCCCCGTCGCCGCCCTCGTTCCCGTCCCCGCCTTTGCCGGGCGGCGACGAGGCGGCCGGCGCCATCATCCGCCGCCGCCGCAGCGCCCAGGCCATGGACGGTGTCACCGGCATGGGGCGCGACGCCTTCCTGCGCCTGCTGGCCGCCACCCTGCCCGACCAGGGGCGGGTACCGTGGCGTTCGTGGCCCTGGGCGGCGCGGCTGTCGCTGGTGCTGTTCGTCCATCGGGTGGAGGGGATGGCTCCCGGTCTCTATGCCCTGGTCCGCGACCCCGATGCGCGGGAGCGGTTGCGGGCCGATTGCGATCGCCGCTTCCTGTGGGAGAGGGCCGTTCCCGACCTGCCGCTCTATCGCCTTGCCGATGGCGATTTCTCGTGGGTGGCCACCGAGGTGTCGTGCACCCAGAGCATCGCCGGGCGCGGCGCCTTCTCGCTGGGCATGCTGGCCGATTTCGACCGCACCCTGGCGGAGGAGGGGCAATGGGCCTATCGCCGCCTGTTCTGGGAGGCCGGGATGATCGGTCAGGTGCTCTATCTGGAAGCCACGGCGGCCGGTCTGTCGGGCACCGGCATCGGCTGCTATCACGACGACGAGGTCCACGATCTTCTGGGCCTGCCGCCGGGCGGAGGGCCGTGGCAGTCTCTCTACCACTTCACGGTGGGCGGCGCGGTGGAGGACACCCGCATCGCCACGCGGCCGGCCTATGGGCATCTCAGTCCGGCTGGTTCTCCGCCCTGA
- a CDS encoding peptide chain release factor 3 — translation MSTLSDAIALRRTFAIISHPDAGKTTLTEKLLMFGGAIQMAGAVRARGEQRRTRSDWMAIEKERGISVSASVMSFEYGGLSFNLLDTPGHEDFSEDTYRTLTAVDSAVMVLDAAKGIETQTLKLFEVCRLRDVPIITFVNKVDREGRETFDLLHEVEKTLALDVSPVTWPIGMGRDLKGVYDLVNDRVIMFDPGRGDHIAEISVDASLESPKLDEAVGKAAADRLREEVELVRGGYPEFDLESFLAGHLTPVFFGSALKTFGVAELLKGIGRLAPPPISRKADTRTVEPDEAKVSGFVFKVQANMDPNHRDRIAFFRICSGRFRRGMKLKHVRSGKVMALVNPVFFLARDRELAEEAFPGDIMGIPNHGQLRIGDTLSESEDMNFLGIPTFAPEVLRRVRLDDPMKAKQLKKALEDLAEEGVSQVFKPLDGSTWIVGVVGPLQFDVLTTRIESEYNIKAGFEDGGFVTARWVAADTEAEMKRFMDSNKSNMAEDRDGAMVYLARNSWQLNRAQQDFEKIRFTATREQH, via the coding sequence ATGAGCACACTCTCCGACGCCATCGCGCTTAGGCGCACCTTCGCCATCATCTCCCACCCCGACGCCGGCAAGACCACGCTGACGGAGAAGCTGCTGATGTTCGGCGGCGCCATCCAGATGGCCGGTGCCGTGCGCGCCCGAGGCGAGCAGCGCCGCACCCGTTCGGACTGGATGGCCATCGAGAAGGAGCGCGGCATCTCGGTGTCGGCCTCGGTGATGAGCTTCGAGTATGGGGGGCTGTCCTTCAACCTGCTGGACACCCCCGGCCACGAGGACTTTTCCGAAGATACCTACCGCACGCTCACCGCCGTGGATTCGGCGGTGATGGTGCTGGACGCCGCCAAGGGCATCGAGACCCAGACGCTCAAGCTGTTCGAGGTCTGCCGCCTCCGGGACGTGCCGATCATCACCTTCGTCAACAAGGTGGACCGCGAGGGCCGCGAGACCTTCGACCTGCTGCACGAAGTGGAGAAGACCCTGGCGCTGGACGTGTCGCCCGTCACCTGGCCCATCGGCATGGGGCGTGATCTGAAGGGTGTTTACGATCTGGTCAACGACCGCGTCATCATGTTCGACCCCGGCCGCGGCGACCACATCGCCGAGATCAGCGTCGACGCCTCGCTGGAGTCCCCCAAGCTGGACGAGGCGGTGGGAAAGGCCGCCGCCGACCGTCTGCGCGAAGAGGTGGAACTGGTGCGCGGCGGCTATCCCGAATTCGACCTGGAAAGCTTTCTGGCCGGTCACCTGACCCCGGTGTTCTTCGGCAGCGCTTTAAAGACCTTCGGCGTGGCGGAACTGCTGAAGGGTATCGGCCGGCTGGCGCCGCCGCCCATCTCGCGCAAGGCCGACACCCGCACCGTCGAACCGGACGAGGCCAAGGTCAGCGGCTTCGTCTTCAAGGTCCAGGCCAACATGGACCCCAATCACCGCGACCGCATCGCCTTCTTCCGCATCTGCTCGGGCCGTTTCAGGCGCGGCATGAAGCTGAAGCATGTGCGCTCGGGCAAGGTCATGGCCCTGGTCAATCCGGTGTTCTTCCTGGCCCGCGACCGCGAACTGGCGGAAGAAGCCTTTCCCGGCGACATCATGGGCATTCCCAATCACGGCCAGTTGCGCATCGGCGACACGCTGAGCGAGTCCGAGGACATGAACTTCCTCGGCATTCCCACCTTCGCGCCGGAAGTGCTGCGCCGGGTGCGCCTGGACGATCCCATGAAGGCCAAGCAGTTGAAGAAGGCGCTGGAGGATCTGGCCGAGGAAGGCGTCTCCCAGGTGTTCAAGCCGCTGGATGGCTCCACCTGGATCGTCGGCGTGGTCGGGCCGCTGCAGTTCGACGTGCTGACCACCCGCATCGAATCCGAATACAACATCAAGGCCGGATTCGAGGATGGCGGCTTCGTCACCGCCCGCTGGGTGGCGGCCGACACCGAAGCCGAGATGAAGCGCTTCATGGACTCCAACAAGTCCAACATGGCCGAGGACCGCGACGGCGCCATGGTCTATCTGGCGCGCAACTCCTGGCAGCTCAACCGCGCCCAGCAGGATTTCGAGAAGATCCGCTTCACGGCGACGCGCGAACAGCACTGA
- a CDS encoding AbrB/MazE/SpoVT family DNA-binding domain-containing protein — protein MMRVNVKKWGNSASVRIPAAVMEAAHVRIDDTVDVQAVDGKIVIELVRETDYELNQLLDRITPENLHEAIDFGGPVGKEAL, from the coding sequence ATGATGCGTGTGAATGTGAAGAAGTGGGGCAATAGCGCTTCCGTGCGCATTCCTGCCGCTGTCATGGAGGCTGCCCATGTCCGCATTGATGACACGGTGGATGTGCAGGCCGTAGACGGCAAGATCGTCATCGAGCTGGTCCGTGAAACGGATTACGAGCTGAATCAGCTTCTGGACCGCATCACCCCTGAAAATCTGCACGAGGCGATCGACTTCGGCGGTCCGGTCGGCAAGGAAGCTCTGTGA
- the mazF gene encoding endoribonuclease MazF, producing the protein MAGKYVPDAGDVVWLQFDPQLGREQRGHRPALVISPAAYNGKTNLMVCCPMTSHIKGYPFEVAIDGEESSVVLADQVKSLDWTQRQAVFKKKVSPATLSKVRRKIYALLGQP; encoded by the coding sequence ATGGCCGGAAAGTATGTGCCCGACGCTGGCGACGTGGTGTGGCTGCAATTCGATCCCCAGCTTGGTCGTGAGCAGCGCGGGCATCGTCCCGCTCTGGTGATCAGTCCGGCTGCCTACAACGGCAAAACCAATCTGATGGTTTGCTGCCCGATGACCAGCCACATCAAGGGCTACCCCTTTGAGGTCGCGATTGATGGCGAGGAATCGTCCGTCGTCCTGGCCGATCAGGTGAAAAGCCTCGATTGGACGCAGCGCCAAGCGGTGTTCAAGAAGAAGGTGTCGCCTGCCACGCTGTCAAAGGTGCGGCGGAAAATCTACGCCCTACTTGGGCAGCCATAG